Proteins from a single region of Pyxidicoccus xibeiensis:
- the accC gene encoding acetyl-CoA carboxylase biotin carboxylase subunit gives MFKKVLIANRGEIALRVIRACRELGIATVAVHSTADANALHVRFADEAVCIGPPSSKESYLNIPQLLSAAEITRADAIHPGYGFLSENAEFAEVCENCKIRFIGPRPEMLRLMGNKVRARAAAREAGLPLLPGSPGTVKDPREAEVYAREIGFPVILKAAAGGGGKGMKIVREPGALAQAFSTAQAEAVASFANGDLYIERYVEKPRHIEIQIVADEHGNIIHLNERECSVQRRHQKLIEESPSPALTPELRQRMGEVSVQAMRKLAYNNVGTIEYLLDERGEFYFMEMNTRIQVEHPVTELVTGIDLVREQIRMAYGHPLRFKQEDIQIRGHAIECRVNAEDPITFAPWPGKITGYSVPGGYGVRVDSAAYENYTVLPYYDSLLAKLIVHAEDRATAIRRMQRALGEYVVEGIRTNIPFHRAALAEESFQEGQYDTRFVERLLASETGTRRLKKAVEETP, from the coding sequence GTGTTCAAGAAGGTGCTGATCGCCAACCGCGGGGAGATTGCCCTGCGGGTCATCCGCGCCTGCCGCGAGCTGGGCATCGCCACCGTGGCGGTGCACTCCACGGCGGACGCCAACGCGCTCCACGTGCGCTTCGCGGACGAGGCGGTCTGCATCGGCCCGCCTTCGTCCAAGGAGAGCTACCTCAACATCCCGCAGCTCCTGTCCGCGGCCGAAATCACCCGCGCGGACGCCATCCACCCCGGCTACGGCTTCCTGTCGGAGAACGCCGAGTTCGCGGAGGTGTGCGAGAACTGCAAGATTCGCTTCATCGGCCCGCGGCCGGAGATGCTGCGGCTGATGGGCAACAAGGTGCGCGCCCGCGCGGCGGCGCGTGAGGCGGGCCTGCCGCTCTTGCCCGGCAGCCCGGGCACGGTGAAGGACCCGCGCGAGGCCGAGGTCTACGCCCGGGAGATTGGCTTCCCGGTCATCCTCAAGGCAGCCGCGGGGGGTGGCGGCAAGGGCATGAAGATCGTCCGCGAGCCGGGCGCGCTGGCCCAGGCGTTCTCCACCGCGCAGGCGGAGGCCGTGGCGTCGTTCGCCAACGGAGACCTCTACATCGAGCGGTACGTGGAGAAGCCGCGCCACATCGAAATCCAGATTGTGGCGGACGAGCACGGCAACATCATCCACCTCAACGAGCGCGAGTGCTCGGTGCAGCGCCGGCACCAGAAGCTCATTGAAGAGAGCCCGTCCCCCGCGCTCACGCCGGAGCTGCGCCAGCGCATGGGCGAGGTGTCCGTGCAGGCCATGAGGAAGCTCGCCTACAACAACGTGGGCACCATCGAGTACCTCCTGGACGAGCGCGGCGAGTTCTACTTCATGGAGATGAACACGCGCATCCAGGTGGAGCACCCGGTGACGGAGCTCGTCACGGGCATCGACCTGGTGCGCGAGCAGATCCGCATGGCCTACGGCCACCCCCTGCGCTTCAAGCAGGAGGACATCCAGATTCGCGGCCACGCCATTGAATGCCGCGTGAATGCCGAGGACCCGATTACGTTCGCCCCCTGGCCGGGGAAGATTACCGGCTACAGCGTGCCGGGCGGCTACGGCGTGCGGGTGGACTCGGCGGCCTACGAGAACTACACGGTGCTGCCGTACTACGACAGCCTGCTGGCCAAGCTCATCGTCCATGCGGAGGACCGGGCCACGGCCATCCGCCGCATGCAGCGCGCCCTGGGCGAGTACGTGGTGGAGGGCATCCGCACCAACATCCCGTTCCACCGGGCCGCACTGGCGGAGGAGTCCTTCCAGGAAGGCCAGTACGACACCCGCTTCGTGGAGCGCCTGCTGGCGAGCGAGACGGGCACCCGCCGCTTGAAGAAGGCCGTCGAAGAGACGCCTTAG